Below is a genomic region from Helianthus annuus cultivar XRQ/B chromosome 2, HanXRQr2.0-SUNRISE, whole genome shotgun sequence.
tctgagtctgtcCCGCGCTAGATGCTTTGTCATAGTCAtcccacttccgcttgttatcattagcggacgcagtggcagtgggtgcagtAGTAGTGGCTGGAACACGCGGTGGTAACGAGTTActctccacctcttgatccacaatcttgtgggtcaaaCGAACAATTTGTGTCAagtcattgagatgggctgcggTGACCAAACTCTTTACACGCGAAGGCAGCCCCTTGACGAATagctcaatcctccgagacataggccgggacaagttcgggcacatgtcggccaattcatacgatcgcttcacatacgcttcgatttcagatccaaccatcttcaagtcgtagtactcgttttccaacttctggatctcatcccgaggacaatactcttCCCTGATCAGCtctttaaaatcatcccaagttgtggcatttgCTGCCTCAATGCCCAGCAActgcacttgggcattccaccacgttagggcaccatccgccaaggtacccgcagcatatttcaccctgtccccagcggggcagttacagatagcaaacacggactctgctttctcgaaccatctcagaagtcccacagccccttcggtcccggtgaaggtctgtggcttacagtccataaacattttgaatgtacacgcaggctggttgggttgaggttgcatttgctgaccagcttgataggctgctagagcctcagccacacgggtgttgattaaatctgtcaactcagcctgagtcatgctgatgttgccacgtccgtttcctcgtccactcatggttctataatAGGGGAAGGGAACAAATTTAGGAGTCGAGAACGAGAGaagtgttcaggtttatcacgttagggacgattaactaccatgttcatacacaaacagggaagaacccctcttacactcgttaagcctcattgggatttgcatgcaccacgcgttattattatgtgtgcacccatgataataaggcggtttgcatgctcctctcgatgcttcttaacttatgtttgaagtttctcccactccACACAAtatgcactaccaacaagattaggatttactagatgcaagtgttatgttacactatcaaCGTGTCATGgtgcctaccatgtcgtatcgtgcaggctataaatatagttacatttactaggcatataatacataagctaacgaggaacgaaccttgcagtctgaagctgagtgtcatggtcatcgtttggatcaattcggttatagtctggttttatgaaaacattttaaaaccgagttctctataaccagtggctctgataccaaactgtcacacccccaatttaccccctagggcgtgtccctaatggaggtgtaacgattcaacaaagagccaccaatcatatcaaacacaagttataatttaataaaatacccagttgaaagaaatgtatcgtttgaaagttaaaccaaaaccaaagtactgagcggaagcataaaagtttaaatgtataaatgtatcaaaaccaatcaaaataactgtttattacgaccacaaccactccagcagcatcagacagcaagctccccagttccttcaataattacctacaagcatgtaaacaagtgtgtcagactacgctggtgagttcaaggttttgttaacaagttatgttaccatatgtatgttaatgcgatttaatgttgcgttacgatgttgctcatgttagataccctagggagtgtgcccataagtatccggggagtgggtaccccttaacgcccgtttgctatgttgccatcgttagataccctagggagtgtgcccatatgtatccgaggagtgtgcctctaacaaccatagccctatccagataattagttcacgtccgtccttacggcccggtgtgaggtttcccacctaatagcgctatcaactaattacccccattgccctccaggcaataaccaaaaccgattaagttgtttacccaatgtttcccttccaaatgtttaccagttgtcccaaaccaccgagacgcatgcttgagaaaagtgcagtgaactcacctttggtttgctcggtttgttaagtTACCCGTTATCCAAGTtaatcaaccaaaccctaccgtgttTATCAAATATAGTCAGTTTCGCATCCACACAATTCATGTATTCTTCATACACATTTCACAAGTAGCGTGCACATAAATCACAAAACATCATGCACATCGTATCGAAGATTCATATCACCTAATAATCCATAAGAACATGTAATCATACGGCTGTTATCATGTAAACTGTGATAGTTAACCACACAATCCAAGTAGTAATATTCATCATGATATCACCTAGTTGGTGTTTTAATTCCCTATTGTCAACTACTTCTTGACCATCTATTTAGAAACCATGTGTCCTAACAATGTGATCTACTAGATATGTCCACTTAAACATGTAAGATCCTATATTATTATCGAGCCCATGTGATTTCTGTTTCGCAAACCTCAATAATTCCAATCAGATGCTATTAATGAACCTGGATATTTGCAATGTAACCTTTCGGCCCACTAACTCCAAAATGATAACCATCAATTGTTAAAAGGTCCAATAGGGATTCAACTATTATGAGATTGTCAGATCATTGCATGTGCATTTGGTTTTAATTCTCTTTATTGAACTTGACAATTCTTTTGGTTATCATTAATTATTATAGTGGGTAAACTGATTTCATTGATTTACATAAGTCTTGAAACAACAATTTAGTAGTTAACAGCACATTCACATCGGATAACCATCATCATTTAAATACATGTGCAGCCTTTTTAATCGTCAAACATTCAAAAGAAGGTAATGGTGGCATGCACAagtcattcaaaaaaaaaaccaattaaTTATTATAATACACAAGCCGCTCCCCCCATTGGACCTTTATTCGGTCCACTTATTGCATGACATCTCAACATATGGTTGTACATGGGCGGCAAcattaatttttataataaaacaaCAGTGGGCGGCAGAACATGAATCTTCTATTGATTGAACATGGGTGGCAAACAGTATATAATAAACATCAGTCATTTACTATAATTTGATTTGATCAATTAAATTATTTACAAACATCACATGAAAACTCAAGATTCGGTCCAATGGCAACAAGGGATTCTTTTATCTATCAACCTATACTACTTCCCTACCTACCAACCATATAGCCTTTGATCACACATCATCACATAGGATAATCATACAAATCTGTATATAATCAATCAAACATTTACatcaaacaaaatcaacaaagacTTAGAGCAGTTTTACTAACCGGAGGTCCTATCGAATGAACGAATGCTCGAAGGGGGAAAGGGGATAGCTACTGCCGATCAAACAATTGAGAGGGGAAAGGGTGTTTATCGAAATCAAAGGAGAACAAGTTGGGGTTGTTGAGTTTTTAAGCTAACCTAAATCTAATACGTATATAATACAAATAGTTATTAGATAAGGATTTGGTAGTTCAACCTTAAGCCCAGGTCAACCTCTGCTCAGTTATTAGTTATTAGGCCCAGGTCCATAACAATAAAATTACATGCATAACCTTAAGCCCAATAGTAGAGTACCCATTCCTAaatgagtgtgtgtgtgtgtgcgggTGTGGGCCGAGACTTCATGACCGTGATGGCGGCCCAATCTTCATAACCTTGGCCCAATTAACACACTCAAGCAAGGCCCGACATGCTTACGTATAACATTTAATTGAAACGAGCATGCGAAAGAAAAGTGATAGGGAATCAGGATTACAaaactaaccttgaaagttcaggttgtcacaccctcacatgttaaaaatgaaaagttagtacCGCAggatgtgattttaaactattagtaccttagattgttattttgtgtaaactatagggactaactatgtaataaTCTCTAGTTTTACACTGTAAAGTTAGAATATATAGGACCTGAATCGAAAAAATACTATGTTGAAGCACTTGGTTTGGTAGTTTGAAAGTCACCTTAATAATAAAAAGACGTGTTCTAATCCTGGCGTCttcagttttgttttgttttttttttttttttttgtttcttatcTATTTATTAAATGCAAATGACATTAATTGTCTAGTTTTGTTAAGTTGAATTAAATGATTGATGTTGATTCAAATGACATTAAttcatttttatatatttaaattttttatatatatgttttttaaaaatttatatttaagtgACCTGTATTTTCTGTTCGTATAGGGCCTAAAGATTTTCGAACATTTTCAGAGACGGCCCTCTATATAATATATACTTAAAAAATACACAATGAACGGGATCAGGAGAGAACGATTtgaagtgtgagaacagtgagaacaaTTTTCAGCCATAGGATCTTTGTGATTTGTGGctaccaggaggggtaaaattgaaAATCTAAACAAGGGTGcacatgccattttcccccatcatatttaaacgtcaataacttttttatacgtgattatttttctaaaaaagttacaccataaaactcagcgttttttatctttccaacgagtatattattgatatacttttcgaaaaaaaatgaaatgggttttatggtgtttttctgaactgagtgttttatagCATTTTAGACTAgttattttcatggcgtttttctgaactatgtgtttttatgacgttttaactaggtattttaatggcgtttttctgaactgagtgttttatggcgttttaaactgagtttttcatggcgtttttctgaactgtgtgttttatggcgttttaactgtGTATTTTCATGTCGTTTTTCTGAATTTgatgtttttatggcgttttatttgatcACCCAGTTCATGTGTGTGGggttttgacaatattaccccttagtgtaatttagcatcaatcaatgccacatgtcaactCCAAAATCGTTcttaccgttctcacacttttcaccattaTCTAAATCCTGGCCCATGGTACAATACATACAtccatatatattatatataatatatgcaTACTTGACGTGAATGAGAAAACTGATCATCAAAGTgttatataatttataaaatctaaTCCCTTAGAATAACTTATGTTATCATTTTCATTTCTCCATTTAAAAGGCCATTTACATTTCAAATATtctatatatgtaaaaaaaaaaaaaaatacaattaacAGTTAAATTATTTTCAGCCACACATCAACTAGCATCTGAAGGAGCAACTTGGGTTAATTGTTTGACTGGTTCAATTATTGGACTCAACTTCTTCTCAGCTTCTTGAAcctataattttataaaaaaaaaaagggtTAACAAATTTTCATTTACAATAATAAATTACTTTTACAATTGATATTATACCTCGTCGATGAAATCTACAGCTTTTTGTGCTTTTCCGGCCACATTTTCTGCCACTTGTTCAATTGCTTCAACGGTGGTTTTGAGCTTACTACCGTCGGCAAGATCGTCGGCAATCTTCTCCGCCACCATGTCCACCGCTTCTGCCACCACTTCTACCACATCTATTATTTCTTCAGCAGTCTCTATTACCATATCTACGTCTTCTGCATATTCATGCACATTTCATCGTTAATTAGTTACAAAATTTACTTCATTTTTCGTATATTTTCTAACTATGAAACCATGCAATGAAATGTGTACAACGCattactaatttttttttttcagaatttTAGATTTATTTgtaaagagtttttttttttaaattttaattgttaaatgaccaaaatgccctcgtGTAAGAGGCACATGGTTAGACTTAATATTAAAATTTAACcaggttagggttaaaggacgCCGCCTGATACAGAATAGTAACATAAAAGACATTCGGTGTAATTTTCGTAGTTAAAGGACTACCCTGTAACTTCATTAAAACTTAAAGGACGTAAAATGCAATTTAGACACCTAAAAATACCCGCAATGAGGTTTGAACTATTCAACCCTCACCGCTTAGGGGGCGTTTAGTTCGTAGGAATTCTATGGAATTTAAAAGAATTGGAATCTGAATTCCATATCTTAAGATGCTTAGTTTacagaatttgatggaattggaatctAAATTCCAATCTTCATGTGCATTTCCATTGTCAACCAAACATATGAAGATTGAAATTTAGATTCTAATTCCATCAAATTATGTGAACCAAACATTTTAAGATATGGAATTCAGATTCCAATTCCTTTAAAATCCATTGAATTCCTACGAAGCAAACGCCCCCTTAGTTAAGGGGAATTCATGAATGTTATTGGACCAACGACCACTCGGCGTACAAGACATTAGCTAACAAAAgggattatatataaaaaatgttgTCACTAATCCGTCAGTAAAGTAAATTGTTTACCTAGTGTTCGTTTCACATAATGAAATGTAATCTTGATGGAAATGGTATGTTTCACTTCTTATTTTGTTCGTTTCAACAAGAAAATTAATTGGAATTGAACAACATAAGGAAGGAAATCTACATTTCAATTTCATCCAATTTTCATTCTATTTTGCAAAACAAACACACCTAAATTACAAATGAAATTTCAATTTTTGCGTGAAATCTCATTCCAGTTCCAATACAATCCATAAAACGAACACTAGAGATCACTTGGTAATATCGTCAGTAATTTGTCGCAAATGAGATTACCAACGATCATGTTTCCGATAATCGGTTACTAAAGAAACTACATCAGTACCATCTTTAATGACGGATCATCGGTGATACTACTTTGTTTAGTGTTTGCATACCTTTGAATTCTATAAAGTATATAGCCGCGGTCACCGCTACTCCACCGGCTGTCAATTTGCTCCTACAAAGTGATCATGATCAGTATTGAAagttttagatgtcaaaattgtAAAGATCTTACCTTACTTGAATCTAACAAGTAGTTTTTAATTATATCTAATTTCTTTAactataatcatcaaaaacaaatACATACCAGATAGAACTCCAAGGTGACGATGGCGGCGGCGACGTTGGAAGCTCTTGTTTGCCACTTAAATCGCAGAACGTTCGCCGTGCATGGAAAGCAGTGGTTGTGCTCAGGATCATACGACAACGAGCCGTATCCTTGAGGATTTTTGTGTTTTGAGAACGAGTTGATATGTTTAGAGTGTGAAGGTTTTTAACTATTAGACGACCGTAAGAAATAGCCTTTGATCTCGCCATTAAAACTATGAAAATACGTTATAATTTTCAAGGTTAGGagtttgtgtttttgatttaGGTTATTTGTAGAAGACAAGTAACATGAAGTTTGGAAGAAACGTTGTTTTTTTCTATGGTCAACTGTTGAAGGTTTCTTATTCAATTAAGTTATCCCACATGTTGGTTTACATGTATTCGATCCAATCTTAATCAAGATTCAAAGTATCATCATGTTAGGTGTAGGAATAAATTAtgattatatgaaaatataaaaatacaaaatatcTTTAAATGATTTTTTTGTTTGATAATATACAAAAAACTAGATAATCAATTATGAAGTgtttaataaacattttttttgTAGTTTAACAAGAGAGAAAATAACTAAATGATATATTGTGATGTGTTAATTGAATTATTTAAGTAACATatattaacttttaattttaagAATCATAACAATACTTTTTTTATACAATATACCTATCATCAAACAATTTAAAAATATTAATCTCTATAGTTCCACAACAATTATATTTCTACTTGATAAAAGCTATATGTAACTTATTTCATAGGCTAAAATACAACCTTAATTATAaaccaaaataagataaaaaaaaaaaaacaatagaaTAAGTAGGGATGGCTTTGTAGAATAATTTAACATGGGTTAGGTTTGATATGTTGAACTTAAGCCAACCAATTGAAGCACAGATACTTGTATTACTTGTCGTAACAAAATGGAAAACAATACATATAAAATAGGGTTAACAACTTATTTCTTAGATCACCATAAAAttgtttattaaaaatataatttttaatacCTAATATATTAAAGACGACTTTGAATTGATTTTAAGTAAGAGAATAATCAATACATAAAATATAAGACTAATTTAAATGAGTGGTAAGTTATTTACCTAATATGTTTGTTCTTTGAAAGCTAtaggtgtggtcatgaccctcatgaccatcCATGTTAGTATCATGTAACCCATATCTAATCCACTATCAAAAGCCACTAcactaagggtgtggtcatgacccaaaccactagctagcctcttatttattttaatttatctttgtctaaagaaaaaggaaatgatttgttgaaaaatggaaaggaggaccatggtttcCACGGTTTAAATCATGCAAACCATGGTGTATTAATTAATCAAGGGGATGGTGTAACATTACATTCATGTTCCTAGGTGACAAATTATGTCTCAACCATAacccccacaccctatagcctgaGATCCACACTAAGAGTTTGTTTCAATAAATACTTAAATACAATGATCAAGGTAGCATACAAATTTCTCACTAATAAAATACAAACAAGTAATTGAGTTTTCACTAATCAACTTAATTAGTAATTATCTTTATAAACTTATCATCAATAATGTAGTAAACGCGTATGGGGCGCGATGCCCATGCCATCTCACAAAAAAATGAGTTTTCAACAATGGAGTAAACTTATCATCAATAATTGAGTTTTCGCTAATCAACTTAATTAGTAATTACCTTTTCACCTCTTATTAATCCAGGTGATGACTACCTTTACAAGTGTCTGATTAGGCTACACGCGTATGGGGCGCGATGCCCATGCCACCTGACAAAAAATTGGTTGGCCAATGGCGCCCGCTCCATACCAGGGGTGTCATTGATGGTTTGTGAATGCAATAGCGAACAATAACGAGGTTGTATGTATGAGGTTGGAGGATTGTGATGAAAAAGGGGGGTAATATTGATGAAAATGGGGCTTTATTCCATAACTTTGTTGTTAAATGAGTGAATTTATTGGTGATATAACATTAAGGTGGCACAATGGAACCCGTAAGGGCTCCAAGCATCCTCCAACCTTATAAATTAGTGATCATATACAAGAATGAAATCTAATAGAACTCTTGCTATCAATCCATTTTCACCACTATATGCATGTATGTACGTGTATTAAAACCTAATCCAAAATCGTAACACCCACATATAAGTTTCCTTAAATTGGAATAATTATATTATTTCCTAAATAGATTAATTGATGGAACCAACTACATAAATTGAAGTAGAAACGAAGCTACCTTACAACTTGCACGGTTTACAAATTCCTTCTTAAAAAAAAGTTAGGCTCTTTATTATACCTAATTTCctaaatttaataaataataaacttatgTAAAATATAATACAGTTAAACTCAGTTACGAAAATGGCTAATTTATTTCATAACCATACATATTATTTTTTATGATATCAACGTATCATAAATCTTATTAAATGATATATAAATAATgctaaaataataatatttatcaGCGGATCGAATACTAAAATCTCTACCGAGTGAAACGATAATTTATGTTTACAAATTAAacgattttttttaaactttaattTGTATTATTGTTATTTTCTGGTTGCTTATTAATGATTTCTTGGTCCTCTTGGTCCTTTTTGTCTTCATCCTCATGTGGAATCTCGCCTCCCTGGGAATTTTCGTGGGTAATCAACGACTCTAATTGTCCTTCAGCTTCTTCCACCTGCAAATTTCATAATATTTATTTAATCTTATATTAATAACACGAATAAAAGTGACAATATACACACAAGTATGTCTAACAGTGTTTAGCATGTTAGAATGGTTAACGATATTGAATGGACCATTGTGAggtaataaaaataaaatgttgttttgttggATAATTGAATCTAATCATCTACTACACGAGAATTCTTATTCTCTCTAGCCACCTTAAAATCATTCGGTTCTTTCActatgtttttattttctttattctACACCACCCGCCACTACCACTCCCACTCACCACCACCAGCGGCACCGGCTCCACCGCCGTCCCTACCCCGCCACCCACCATCACAGGCCACTCACCACTCATTTTATTTCTTCGTCTTTTCCCGCATACCAAACAACACAAAGTTATGATTTATTCTATTCTTATGTGATAACCAAATAAGAAATAAGACAATGTAATGCAGATGATCCATTTTATTTCTTTGTTAATTCCATTACCTTATTACAAacacatgtgtatcatttgctcTTTCAATGCTAATGACAATTATATTCAATAAATATGTTCTTAAGTACAAAGTTGGAGCGCAAGAAAACCCGATAAAACTTTCAACACATATCTCGAATGTTTATTAGAAACACTCTTTTCTTCGAGTGATGTATATTATTCATAACTATGCATGTACACATACATATTAATATACACATGCTACGAATTGAATGCTCAggatcaatatatatatatatatatatatatatatatatatataggtagaggatcctgtaaaaagtgctcaaagtgtgagaagtgtattataacactatat
It encodes:
- the LOC110923267 gene encoding uncharacterized protein LOC110923267; translation: MARSKAISYGRLIVKNLHTLNISTRSQNTKILKDTARCRMILSTTTAFHARRTFCDLSGKQELPTSPPPSSPWSSIWSKLTAGGVAVTAAIYFIEFKEDVDMVIETAEEIIDVVEVVAEAVDMVAEKIADDLADGSKLKTTVEAIEQVAENVAGKAQKAVDFIDEVQEAEKKLSPIIEPVKQLTQVAPSDAS